The genomic DNA ggaGTTTATAAATGTAGTaatagtttatatattttttcaaatatttgaatatttagttAAAGTTTGATCTGTTACAGCTTGATACATTCTTGTCATTGTACACATTATTGTCAACTTTTCATTATAatcattttagtcagagtaaaactgacttaatattaatgaatatttcTGTCTTAATAAAGAATTACTGACTAAACTTAAAGGACATAAAATATTACTAAAATAACGTGAAAATTAACACTGGGTATGTACAGGGAATCTGTATACATATCATTTAGTCATTaagctcaaaaaataaatataatttgctCTTATGTGTTTtcgggatggatggatggatggcactCACTCCTCTGTGGACTTGCCCTCGAGAGCATCCACCACCTCCACTGAAATGTCTCCCTGGCTCCAGTTCAAGCTGAGAGATTTCTGGGTGGGGCGAGCATCCGCGGGCATGGCAGAGGTCACCAGGCTGATGTGTGGCCGGTATACACAGTAATACAATGGAAGTGTTGAAGTGATGCCATCCACACGCTGATTCACTGCCATCTCCATGCCACGTGTATCATTGCAGCTCTCATCCCCTGAGCAATGTGAAAGACCAGACACACCAACAGGATGTTGACATTACCAAATCATACAAAGTACAGTTTTAAAACGTTCACTATACAACCTACCTGTTAGACTACACTTTGATAAATGATCACATCATTCATCAAAACATCACTTAAAAGTAGAGATgcgcaaaactacatattttcaaaatcaacaagTCTGTGGGTTGCCTGAACAACTAGTTGGCTAATCTGTCTCAAGGACATGGCCGGGTCTAAGAGGGGGGCATTGCCCCCCCAGATTTTCCTTGTGGCCCCTCAGTTGGAAACCCCCTCTCTAAAGTGCAAAGAATTCACAACACAGTAATTTCTTAAAAGTAACTAATACTGAACATAAGTATATTCTTCTCATTATGTTTTTCAATGAAGTTGTCTCATGTTTTAGCTGATAAATCTTTCATATGTTTGAAACgtgtttaagtaaatatttttatttttctaaatgtttgaatatttggttaaatatctgttacagtttgatacatgttttcATCTTTTTACATATTACtgtgaaataaaatgttattttcgttgactaaatcaccattttcaaatgacatgataaaataatgacttaatttggacattttcatcaaGACAAAAATCTCTGCATTCGGGTATGTACTATGCGGCATTCTACGGGTTCTTCGTATTTCAACTTACCGATGAAGATGCTGCTTACGTAGACAGGCTCAATAAAGTGGCTCAGTAGCGCCCCCTGGAAACCCAACACCTGCCACTGCATGATCTTATCCGTGGCGGACATACTGACCACATGAGAGCCCATCTGCTCATACGAGCTGGAGAACTTGGAGAAGACCTTCCCCTCCACCACCACATGAAGACCGATCTGATTGTTCACTTCCCATGCAGAAATGGACAGAGGATTTAGCCGGCTAAAAAACAAGGAGGACATTTGTCATTTGGCTTTATCAATAAACACATTCAGAAGTAGCAAAAAAAATCACAACTTTAAGGCACTTTGTGACAATTTCAATTAgaaacatatacacaaacatataCTTTAACCAAAAAcgtaaattctgttattatttacaaaccctcatgtcattccaaacccatacaattgtctttcttctgtggaacacaaagggagctGTACTGCAAAATGTCTGAATTCAGGTTTAATGAGAGTTAATGGGGGAGGGGGCTATCAGGttccaaaaaatgacaaaaaaagcaccataataaTTCAAGAATGGCATGTAATCTGTACTTGCATGTGGTGGCTCATCACAACTGGCATCAAACTTGGTATAATGCGTATTAATGCACCATTTCTGAATCTGAATAAAGCTGAGGAGGGGATGATTTTCAGCAAATatccatatatatacatatatatatatttcagtctatttttcacaaaagctatcatatggcttcagaagacttagaatatagcacaTGAGCTGCACtgactaattttatgatactttaatggtgctttttgcaCTTTTTGGAGATTGACAACACCCGTCTGCATTccctttcattgtttggaaaagagcagccagaacATTAATATGTTtcatgttccaaagaagaaaaaatacaTGAAAAGAAACTGTTTTCAttattgacagaatttgtatgttggggtgaactattcctttaagtatgttAAGTTTAAACAATTAATTTGCTGTAATGTGTCTTTACGTTGCAATGTGTATCTAATGGTCTTGTTAGTCATTCCCATCAATATGTTTTGTTGTTACAGACATATGCATTACAAGAATGGAAGACTACGTTAATGGcccttgttgtgtgtgtgtgtgtgtgtgtgtgtgtgtgtgtgtgtgtgtacagttgtgATGGGATCTGCGCAGCTCCTTTGGGCAGTTGACTCAGGTACAGGTGTACAGTGATGTGGTTTTTAAAGCTGAGGAGTTTAGTGGTCTGGTCCTGCTGAAAGACAGACTTTTCTTCCAGAGAGCTATTCTTACTGAAGAACAGCAGCAGATTCCTATACAGAAACCTATAGGACATTCAGACATTCAGTAAAAGATAAATCTTACTCTTCAGAGCTTTAAATTAATGACAGACTGATATATTGACCAAggcgattaatcggctgatatatGGTAATTTTGAGACTACTACCACCAGATGAATTTCACccacaatgcataaaatcttctgttttcaaatattttgatatttatcaGTAATTAACAGAAGTGTCCCCTTAAGTTCCAAAATATACtgacagccttgtcaatggataatgcagttttaatgaattttcagtaaatattgcataaaaatgtgtgtgtcttAATTGCTAGAATCAAATTGTAAAAGCCTTTATCATAAttatatatcagcattatatcggcCATCAGCCACCCCACTCTCTGGTTATCAGAACCACATAtcaaaacccatattggtcgaccactaattataAGTGAATTTACAGaaaatattgagtaaaataaCTCTCAATTTCACCAATTTTGTGTGCATCTCATTTGCTATTTTTAAACTGAAACATATTATGCACTACCTGTAAAAACTttagacacacctactcattctcagtgctgggtagtaacggattacaagtaacctggattacataatcagattactaaaatcgagtacttgtaattagattacatacaatttttaaatactcataatcagattagagtcactttttatggattacatgattaaatgtaaatcagGCAACTTCAATCATTTGTTCTTAAATTCTTGATCTCCTAATtctacttttttaattaaaaaaagattcacaaaattattatatatatatatatatatatatatatatatatatatatatatatatatatatatatatatatatatatatatatatatacatacacacacacacacacacacacacacaccccaatcagccacaacattaaaaccacctgcctaatatcgtgtggGTCCCACTCGTGCCACCataacagctctgacccatcgaggcatggactccacaagacctctgaaggtgtcctgtgttatctggcaccaagatgttaacagcagatcctttaagtcctgtaagttgcgaggtggggtcTCCATGGATcggatttgttggtccagcacatcccatagatgctcaatcagattgagatctggggaatttggaggcgaggccaagtcaacaccttgaactctttgtcatgttcctcaaaccattcctaaacaatttttgcagtatggcagggtgcattatcctgctgaaagaggccactgccatcagggaataccgttgccatgaaggggtgtacgtggtctgcaaaaATCTTTAGGTAAGTGGTACgggtcaaagtaacatccacatgaatgccaggacccaaggtttcccagcagaacattgcccagagcatcacactgcctccaccggcctgccttcttcccatagtgcatcctgctgccatctcttccacaGGTAAATGACACACATGCACCCGGCTgcccacatgatctaaaagaaaatgtgattcatcagaccaggccaccttcttccattgctccatggtccagtcctgacgctcacgtgcccattgtaggcactttcggcagtggacaggggtcagcatgggcactctgactggtttGCAGCTACGcaaccccatatgcagcaagctgtgatgcactgtgtgttctgacacctttctatcatggcaagcattacgtttttcagcaatttgtgttacagtagctcttctgtgggatcagaccagacgggcaagccttcactccccacgtgcatcaatgagccttgggcacccatgaccctgttgccggttcaccagttgtgcttccttggaccacttttggtaggtattaaccactgcataccgggaacaccccacaagacctgctgttttggagatgctctgacccagtcgtctagccatcacaatttggcccttgtcaaagtcgctcagatccttacacttgcccatttttcctgcttccaacacatgaaattcaagaactgactgttcacttgctgcctaatatcccaccccttgacaggtgccattgtaacgagataatcagtgttattcacttcacctgtcagtggttttaatgttgtggctgatcggtgtgtgtgtatatatatatatatacacacacacacacacacacacacagtgccatgcaaaagtattcagacccctaacCAATTagctcatattactgaattacaaatggtgcaatgaaatttaattctatttgatattttattttaaaacactggaactcaaaatcaattattgttaggtgacattggttttatgttgcgaaatatatatctatataaaaataaaaaaaatatcttgcttgcataagtattcaacctctgtactgtggaagctgccaggttacacagatgaaagaaattgccctaattaggacacagttactttaccattggcatccacctgtgaatcattaaagttgcaatcacattttctggataaaaaacccattgttaaaggatcattggtcaggctgtgaatctgaaggaaaatgaagaccaaagagcattccacagaagttagagataaagtcataaaaatgcatagattagggaaagggtacaaaataatatccaaatgtttggatatcccagtgagcacagttggatcaataatcaggaagtagaagctgcaccacaccacccaggcactgccaagaaaatgCCATCTCTCAAAACTCAGCGCACTAATAAAAAGGAGACTtctgagagaagccacagagaggccaacaatcactttgaaggagctgcagagttcagtggctgggagtggagtaatggtgcaccagtcaaccatatcaagagcactgcataacacTGGCCTGTATgcgagggtggcaagaaagaagccgttactcaaaaagtaccatctgaaagcacgtctggagattgccagaaagcatgtgagtgacccagctgcgatgtgggagaaggttttgtagTCAattgagaccaagatagagctttttggccaaatctcaaagcgctatgtgtggtgcaaacctaacacttcctatgcctcaagacacaccatccctacagtgaagtatggtggtggcaacatcatgctgtggggatgcttctcatcagcagggactgagcatcttgttagaattgaaggaagaatggatggagcaaaatatagggaaatactgcaagagaacctgcttcagtctgctaaaaaactgaagcttgggaggaaattcacctttgagcaggacaatgatcccaagcacaaggccaaagcaacattggagtggctcaagaacaaaaagataaatgtcctacagtggcccagtcaaagtcctgatctcaatcctattgagaatctgtggcactatctgaaaattgcagtccacaagcgtcacccaaccaacctgaacaacctggagcaaatctgccaagaagaatgggccaaaatcacttcgtcactgtgtgcaaagatggtacatatgtaccccaaaagacttaaagtaGTTAcaaaggtggctcgaccaaatattaatgtgggGGTTGAATGCTTAtgctattatttttcataaatatatttcccaacaaaaaaacaatgtcactttacaataattgatttcgagtttcagtgttttaaaataaaatatcaaacagaattaaatttcattgcaccatttgtaattcagtaatatgagagaattggtcaggggtctgaatactttttcaaggcactgtatatacagtatatatatatatatatatatattttttttttttacaattttccaTTCTTACTTAGCCTAACACTCATTTACGTTTGGTAAGTTTgagactttttttgttgttgtttctaataaagaatggaatataaTATTTTCCTCTTTGAATTTTTGCCAAAAAGGTACAAAACTTTCCTACTTGAATTCATGTGACATTTAATAAAAAAGGGTAAGGTCAGAAGTAATCtaaaagtaatctaattacagtaaATTACCTAAAACAAGATGTGGTGATgaggcgtggccgagcgacgtctgtggagagcgaggccgggagaggaagggCAGTAAGGTTTGACACCTTTGGGAAATgatctgttttgtgttgcagtgagagctggagagggataaaagggcaatccagaccgccggagtggagagagacgcacgcagcagtgttcgtgtgtgttttgtgttctgctgaaaagcaaagcttTATGTTTGTACTGAAAAGTGCTGGAATTATACTGGAAATTATATAGTGACAAAAATGTTAAACGACTGAAAACTGTCTGATATGTGAGCTTCTTAAAAGTATCCTCTCTTTGTCTAGATTGCAGCTCTCAAGCAACTTTATGACGTGcaatttaatttactgtatatttgtttcCATCATTACTTTCATCCATGtaagatcaaaaggttttaaagatcatgagaaacaaattcagtcaagtgtgtccaaagttttgactggtagATTAAAACAAAGGTGTAAAAGTATTTTTAGAAGTGCCAGAtctacacaaaaataaacacaggttGAACAGTCCGTTTACCTCATCAGTGATCTTCGGGCAATGACCACAGCATGAGAATCATGCAGAATTCGTCCCATGGGTGCTGGACTCGCTTTGGTATTTGAACTGCCCGTGCCAAGACCAACAACCTCACATCCTGTAGCTGCACACAGAACAGTTGGGATTTGGAGTGAAGTCAAGCCAACAGACTCAGAAGAGCTGTTAATCAAAATGACTCACATCCTAAACTGTTTTACTTTCTGACTTGAGGAACTTAAGCAATGGTTAAATGGATGAATTATCTGTATCCTACCTAATTTTTAACAGACATCCATTGGTATAAAAGTTGACTATtataatgttaaagggatagttcacccaaaaatgaaaattctctcatcatttactcaccctcatgccatcccagatgtatgactttcttatgcagaaaacaaatgcagatttcagctctgtaggtccatataaagctccaaaaagcacataaaggcagcataaaagtaatccataaaactccagtgatttattccatgtcttctgaagtgatccagttggttttgggtgagaacagaccaaaatgtaaatccttttACACTGTACGTCTTGCAACtgcagtctctagacacaatcatgatttcaagcttgattgcacttcctagtgcttgacacatgcgcagagcgttagatggcgctaggaagtgtaatctagcTTGAAATCAGAATCGCCAAGGAGACTCGATGATTAActgagttttattttggtctgttctcacccaatacTGAtttggatcacttcaaaagacatggattaaaccactggagtattatggattacttttatgctgcctttatgtgcgttttggagcttcaaagttttggacactgtctacttgcaatgtatggacctacagagctgagatattattctagaaatcttcgtttgtgttcagcagaagaaagtcatacacatctgggatggcatgagggtgagtaaatgattaactatccctttaacatggatAAAACTGCATATACATGCAGTTAGAAACAAAATATGATTTGGTAGACCAGAAACAACAGGATGATGTGGCTTTGATATAACAGTCAGGTCGATgaaacacataacacataaaatacTTAGTAAgtaattcattttatttcagaCAAACTGGAAAATGTCTGGAGCTCGTCATAAATAGAACAGGCTTCTGAAAACGATCCATTCGCAATGCAACGCAACGGCCGCTTTCAGTGCTTTCACTTTTAATGCGAGCgatttgcttttcattttaataccagggtACACATATTTTCTTGGTCAGAATCCATTTTAAAACAATTCCAAACACATCCACCAACATACAGGTAACGTTTTAGGAAATGTAACTGCCATGAGGAATGCAACAACTCCCAACTTCCCGCCTATTACTGTAAATGTGTCCCAAAATAAAACGTTAGGCTCTCGACAGCTTCCTTGCCAGTGGATCATGACTATTTCTCATGTTAGAAATTGACTAACATTACAGAGCTCGACACAAATCCAAACATCCTGTGGATGTATCAGTTGTCACTAAGTGTCTGCCAACATATAAACATTTCCCTTGTTTGCACTTTACTTAAGAGTTTCGTTGTGGAAGTTCGAATTGTAATGCGCTCCCATGATATCACAAAAACAGATGTCAGTTGTTTAACATATTGTATATGATTACGTTACGTCTGATAATGGACAATAGAAGTCATTAATCTAATTATGCGTCAATTAGACTTTATTTATTCAACTTTATTACTTTGAGTAGCAAGTGTTTCAGTGTGAAAGGGATTCTTACATCCGTCTGCCATGTgcttttatttattgtgtgtgaaCGGCAAGATATGAAAGGTTCGCATACTTTTTTGAACGATGAAATTCTGATTTTTCTTGGCTGTTCCAGATGTCTGTGATTACTGAATAAGAATTtttgaaattcattttaataactatTGTGTCATGTATCAATTCTCGGAATTAatagattttaaatgattaaactgTTTGTATTAGTGTACAAATGTTGCCaattaaacaagaaaaactgGAATTTTcccatgttaaagggataattgatagtttaaaaaaaacggtcaatatttttgcaattctgcttggtaacactagtggtgcagaaacgaaacacttcagctttaaataataaatcattgttttttttatttatttttattaaatacaataaTGAGAGGTGGGGGGGGAAATGtgcataaaggaatattccgggttcaatacaagttaagcttaatcgacagcatttgtagcataatgttgactaccacagaaATCATTTACGACTCGTCCTTTGTTAtttaaaaatcttggttccagtaagacatttacaatggaagtgaatggggcgagCACGTAAACATGACAATACAcgctgtttcagaagtatagccacaagatgtaaacattatatgtgttgatGTGACTCTAGTGTTAAAATCTCTGTtctatatgattttagtgtgacaaaattgcAATCGCTATcatattagatataactttacacagataaggttagttagtgattttataccaccaaaatcatgtcaacacataTATACggtgatgtgaaaaagtatttaccccttcctgatttcttctatttttgtgtatttttcatactaattattttagatcttcaaacgagatttaacataaaacaaaggcaatctgagtaaacacaaaatacatttttcaaatatatatatatattttattgaagcaaaaaagttatccaacacctctATCACCCatatgaaaaactaactgcccccttcaactcaatagctggttgtgccacctttagcagcaacaacagcaaccaaacgcttctgataactgaAGATCAGTCTTTCTCAACGCTGTGGTGGAggtttggcccactcttctttgcagaactgctttagttcagcaacactggagggttttcgagcaggaactgcccatttaaggtcctgccacagcatctcaatcgggttcaagtcaggactttgactaggtcactccaaaactttaatttagcttcttttcagccattcagaggtggacttactcctatgctttggatcattgtcttgctgcataatccagttgcgcttgagcttcaactctcggactgatgaccggacgttctcctttaggattttctggaaaagagcagaattcatgtttccctcaattactgcaagtcaCCCTGAagagcaaagcatccccacaccatcacaccaccaccaccaccatgcttgaccgtaggtatgatgttcttatgtggaattctgtgtttgatttacacgagatgtaacgggacccgtcttccaaacggtcccactttcgactcatcagtccacagaacattctcccaaaaggtttgaggatcatcaagatgtGTTCTGGCAAAATCAAGACGagacttaatgttcttctgggttagcagttgtTTTCACCTCGCccctcttccatggatgccatttttggccagtgtctttctgatagtggagtcatgaacattgACCTTtagtgatgcgagagaggcctgcagttccttggatgttgtccttggcttttttgtgacttcctggatgagtcgtcgctgtgctcttggaggaattttggaaggtcggccacttctgggaaggttcccTACTGTGCCAATTTTCTCCAtgtggagataatggctctcactgtgggtCTTTacagtcccagagcctttgaaatagctttgtatcccttcccagactgatgtatttcaatcacctttttcctcaatttctggaatttctttcgaccttggcatagtgtgctacagggtgagaccttttagccaaattcacccctttgaaaaagttatatttaggtgttgatttgattgaacagggctggctgtaatcaggtctgggtgtgtctagtccagctgaaccccattatgaatgcagtttcatagatttggggatttagtaactagtactttttcacacaggcccagatggtattgaataacttttttgcttcaataaataacattatcatttaaaaactgtattttgtgtttactcagattgcctgtgttttatgttagatttagtttgaatttttaaaacaattcagtatgagatatacacaaaaacagaagaaaccagaaatactttttcacagcacttttATGTTAACATGGtgtggctataattttaaaatagtgtttactgtaacgtttatggactggccccattcacttccattataagtgcctaaATGTAACCACAAAAGAgggatgaaaatattttttgcagtaatcaatattttgtgacaaaatctgtcgattgagcttaactagtattgaaAATAGTGTCACAATCCAAAAATCTTCATGCTAAtaggcatcatttaaaaaaaaaaaaaaaaaaaaaaattaattatttctttcaattttggggggaaatttgACCCAGATATGTTCTTAAAAGGTTTCGAGAGGTTTTGTATGGCAACAAGGAGAATCTTAAATGCCACATGCCTTATCAATACAGATCCCACAATACGAGTCTGGGGTCGAACTTACGAGACAGCATGACAAATGCAGCCACTGTTCCTCTGCAGCCAGAGAATTCTGGGTAACTGTCCATTAGCTTGGTGAACAACTCTCTTACCGCACTGGGTACTTGATCCTTTATGGGGTTCTTTCTCTCTGCGTTAAATCAACCGAAATTAAATTATTAGTCAACTTTAAGGAAAGTTCACAAGTATTTTCAAATTCAACAATATCAGTTGATTACTAGTTAGAAGTACAGCAGTCAAAAGGTTATAAAGGTTATAACTGAGTGGATACTTGGGATCCGGGACAAGGAGTTAAGCAGCAatggacaggatatgatgtcacattcAAGGCTTGTAGTTTTAATAACATGTCACTAATAACAAATacaattatattcaaaatgttatatTAATGTATCATCTACTCACTATccgacaacaacaaaaacatgcagctttgaaatatgcattttttgtattgagccaagaggtcagcatgCAATGTTCCCATCTTCTATAGGTCACACAGCTTTTCGTCATATGAATTCGCCAAACTTGAATTTTCGTGCACAAAATAATGCAAATTCGAATGCGTATGAACGGAGTGCAACGTGTGGATTTGTAGAATGACCGTGGCTTCATAGTTCTGCTCATAAATGTACATACCCCATGCAGAATGTGCAagatatgtattattttattaaataagagagatcaattaaaataaaaaacgaaatatGTTTTTAACATGCTAAACTTTTAAGAAATTCTGTTATGGGTGTGTAAATATATGAGTACAACTGTAAATGCACCAGACTTTGGCtcttatcaaaaaaaaaatatattttttttcttttcatttatataAAGATTCAAATATATGAAAGTTTCTGATGCTGTGAATTCATTTACCAAGTGCAGCTCTTCCAGAATGGATTTCTGGAATTGCCGTGTCTTTTTCTCTTACCGGCAGGGGAGGAGgacccactgaaaaaaaaaacatacacattttaaagaacCAAAAATGCGTAATCAAAATATCAAGTCCAGATATGCTGTGCATATACTGCATAAATTATATATCAGAACTATAGAAGGCAATAACATTTTCTGgataaatgtgagtggtgcttgtcaaTGCTATGGTGTTGAAGTTTACAGACAGttacaattagtttcttgttcacaccggatttgaatttcttattcatttaagctaattgcacgtgttttggcacatgtgcaaaagagtaagtacaatttgcacgataactaaatgcacatggcttgctgatcaaaacggatgagttgattctcagtgaaattgtcatactcgtCACAACTTCTAatcattctttcatcgtgtgagccatcacatgcaaaatgatccattcaattatcaaaatctgtcagacgtacatgtatattccataaatatctatgacatggaatgtttgtgatgtctgctaaatctctggccaaaAATTGCAACAACCCAACTTTGAGAAAGTGTAAGATCTATTTGGTCTTGCATTGAAAAACAAATGTTGCACCCCCACCTCAAACAGGAAAGAGCTTCACCACGGTTTCAGTGAATGACTATAGAGCTGTTTCGATAGGAAGGGAAGACAGCGAGGAGTTCTCTAGTTTCAGATGTTGGGGGAACTTTCACATTGAAGTTTTAAGTGTGCATATTTACATTAGACTTAAAAATGGAAGGGCTGACTAACCACTCGC from Myxocyprinus asiaticus isolate MX2 ecotype Aquarium Trade chromosome 22, UBuf_Myxa_2, whole genome shotgun sequence includes the following:
- the adad1 gene encoding adenosine deaminase domain-containing protein 1, which produces MMMRGASSRGASMVHRPNINPSSPFSDFSDINNNKCLPGQPFNNTTAKINYKQKILPRELIDRYKQGDTHPVSALYQLSQVLQFQLDLKETVTTTGVTGFYFAFCAVIDGVQYKTGMGITKKEARAKAAELALEELIASLENDGIPSDVSVGPPPLPVREKDTAIPEIHSGRAALERKNPIKDQVPSAVRELFTKLMDSYPEFSGCRGTVAAFVMLSPTGCEVVGLGTGSSNTKASPAPMGRILHDSHAVVIARRSLMRFLYRNLLLFFSKNSSLEEKSVFQQDQTTKLLSFKNHITVHLYLSQLPKGAAQIPSQLRLNPLSISAWEVNNQIGLHVVVEGKVFSKFSSSYEQMGSHVVSMSATDKIMQWQVLGFQGALLSHFIEPVYVSSIFIGDESCNDTRGMEMAVNQRVDGITSTLPLYYCVYRPHISLVTSAMPADARPTQKSLSLNWSQGDISVEVVDALEGKSTEESPFKSSPALASRLCKAAMLSRFNLVAKEAQREELLTAVTYREAKMMAKLYQEAKSVLKSYLARKGYGQWVEKPPISDYFSM